In a genomic window of Flavobacteriales bacterium:
- a CDS encoding glycosyltransferase, which produces MRLLVLLSRVPYPLEKGDKLRAYHLIARLAKRHEVHLVCLSDTPTDPAHMDHLARFCTSIEVVRIQRWRIVLKLFTALFSRLPVQVVYFHHAHAQRRIDAAIDRIRPDHVLCQLVRTTEYVRHRYELPKTLDYMDTLSKGMERRTETAPWYLKPIFRLETRRLIRYENLMFDQFDHQVIISTQDRDYIYHPWRDRMAVVPNGVDMEHFTPQEEKPTFDLVFTGNMNYPPNIDSVLFLVNKVLPLVRQAKPGTNLLISGVDPSASVRDLARKDPLITVTGWVKDIRSSYAASRIFIAPMQIGTGLQNKLLEAMAMRMPCITSALANNAVGAPPGDAVLIGETPEDYARLVLRLLDDAEERERIARNGYAFVRERFDWDRSAASLEQLITTTA; this is translated from the coding sequence ATGAGATTGCTGGTGCTTCTCTCCCGTGTGCCCTATCCGCTGGAGAAGGGCGACAAGCTGCGCGCCTATCACCTGATCGCACGGCTCGCCAAGCGCCATGAGGTGCATCTGGTCTGCCTGAGCGATACGCCCACCGACCCAGCGCACATGGATCACCTGGCCCGCTTCTGCACCAGCATCGAAGTGGTGCGGATCCAACGCTGGCGGATCGTGCTCAAGCTGTTCACGGCCCTCTTCTCGCGGTTGCCTGTGCAGGTGGTCTATTTCCACCATGCCCATGCGCAGCGCCGCATCGATGCCGCGATCGACCGGATCAGGCCTGACCACGTGCTTTGCCAGCTCGTCCGCACCACGGAATATGTGAGGCACCGCTACGAACTGCCGAAGACGCTTGATTACATGGACACCCTGAGCAAGGGCATGGAGCGCCGAACGGAGACCGCGCCCTGGTACCTCAAGCCCATCTTCCGGCTGGAGACGCGACGCCTCATCCGCTACGAGAACCTCATGTTCGACCAGTTCGACCATCAGGTGATCATCAGCACGCAGGACCGTGACTACATCTACCACCCATGGCGCGATCGCATGGCTGTTGTGCCCAACGGTGTGGACATGGAGCACTTCACGCCGCAGGAGGAGAAACCCACCTTCGACCTGGTGTTCACGGGCAACATGAATTACCCGCCCAACATCGACAGCGTGCTCTTCCTGGTGAACAAGGTGCTCCCGCTGGTGCGACAAGCGAAACCAGGAACCAACCTGCTCATCAGCGGGGTGGACCCCAGCGCAAGCGTGCGCGACCTGGCGCGCAAGGACCCCCTCATCACGGTCACCGGCTGGGTGAAGGACATCCGCAGCTCCTACGCGGCGTCGCGCATCTTCATCGCCCCCATGCAGATCGGCACCGGCCTTCAGAACAAATTGCTCGAGGCCATGGCCATGCGCATGCCTTGCATCACCAGCGCCCTGGCGAACAATGCCGTGGGCGCGCCGCCTGGCGATGCCGTGCTCATCGGGGAGACGCCCGAGGACTACGCCCGCCTGGTGCTGCGCCTGCTCGACGACGCCGAGGAGCGCGAACGCATCGCACGGAATGGATATGCCTTCGTCCGAGAGCGATTCGACTGGGACCGGAGCGCAGCCAGCCTTGAGCAGCTGATCACCACCACAGCGTGA
- a CDS encoding PorT family protein encodes MRSLIAIICAFVACMASAQHGPRIGIGLATRGPGVFGGSKADMLPGPLFGWYFEAPLHPQVSLMPELLWMTKGALVRVPASGLSTVFTLRYIEVPLLLKVSTDRKPNGLFILAGPGLGWFVRGREQRYLNGQLTFDEPVTLADNERRSQFSITLGFGMEGQRWGFDARGQSSTGLLDPVVRPQNQVYMLTVYFRFNNPKPPPTNDEEKQED; translated from the coding sequence ATGCGCTCCCTCATCGCCATAATCTGCGCCTTCGTGGCTTGCATGGCTTCGGCGCAGCATGGGCCGCGCATCGGCATCGGCCTCGCCACCCGAGGTCCGGGCGTTTTCGGCGGGAGCAAGGCCGACATGCTGCCCGGCCCTTTGTTCGGCTGGTACTTCGAGGCACCCTTGCACCCGCAGGTATCCCTGATGCCGGAGTTGCTCTGGATGACCAAGGGCGCTTTGGTCCGTGTTCCAGCATCAGGCCTCAGCACCGTTTTCACCCTGCGCTACATCGAGGTCCCATTGCTGCTGAAGGTCTCCACCGACCGCAAGCCCAATGGCCTTTTCATCCTCGCTGGGCCCGGCCTCGGCTGGTTCGTGCGCGGGCGCGAGCAGCGCTACCTGAACGGCCAGCTCACCTTCGATGAGCCCGTGACCCTCGCTGACAATGAGCGCCGATCGCAGTTCAGCATCACCCTGGGCTTCGGCATGGAAGGGCAGCGCTGGGGATTCGATGCGCGGGGGCAATCGAGCACCGGCCTGCTGGATCCGGTGGTGCGTCCGCAGAACCAGGTGTACATGCTCACGGTGTATTTCCGCTTCAATAATCCGAAGCCACCTCCAACCAATGATGAGGAAAAGCAGGAGGATTGA
- a CDS encoding DUF2238 domain-containing protein translates to MPFTTASSPARKAFRDHPLLKAFLIFFLLVWAWTFIGTTDRANWITENALTILFIGGLAITHKRFKFSDASYTLMFVYILLHIYGAMYTYSENPMGYWLKDALHWERNHYDRIVHFSFGFLLAYPMRDWFMNHFQWPNWVCWVLPVEITMSFSAAYELIEWAVADIFFPAQGVAYLGTQGDVWDAQKDMGLAFSGAVLAMVLASMVKRMKPRSSPIGTS, encoded by the coding sequence ATGCCCTTCACAACAGCCTCCTCCCCTGCCCGCAAGGCTTTCCGCGATCATCCGCTGCTCAAGGCTTTCCTCATCTTCTTCCTGCTCGTTTGGGCCTGGACTTTCATCGGCACCACCGACCGCGCCAATTGGATCACGGAGAACGCGCTCACCATCCTGTTCATCGGCGGGCTGGCCATCACCCACAAGCGCTTCAAGTTCAGTGATGCAAGCTACACGCTCATGTTCGTGTACATCCTGCTTCACATCTACGGGGCCATGTACACCTATTCCGAGAATCCCATGGGCTACTGGCTCAAGGATGCCCTGCATTGGGAGCGCAACCACTACGACCGCATCGTGCACTTCAGCTTCGGCTTCCTCCTCGCCTACCCGATGCGCGACTGGTTCATGAACCACTTCCAATGGCCGAATTGGGTGTGCTGGGTGCTGCCCGTGGAGATCACCATGAGCTTCAGCGCGGCCTACGAGCTGATCGAGTGGGCCGTGGCCGACATCTTCTTCCCCGCGCAGGGCGTGGCCTACCTAGGCACCCAAGGCGATGTTTGGGATGCGCAAAAAGACATGGGGCTGGCCTTCAGCGGAGCGGTGCTGGCGATGGTGCTGGCGAGCATGGTGAAACGGATGAAGCCGCGTTCAAGCCCGATCGGAACGTCTTGA
- a CDS encoding PorT family protein, producing the protein MTTFHVIALSVLSVALTAETDAQTAIGYHVGGAWSGMASASTVGYSSRLVPAAGVAFEVPITRYLSLMPEAAYHVRGARESLNFLARRYGLIWKFNYIDLNAIAIVRVGQNPVRPHFLIGPSFGLLNSAWLLHLHDNEVIERESLDAERMKLGRTQFSLVAGAGFTFRVGGHRLMVDGRYAHGFTDLMGAATVTDSYGVVVRQLSGYERTYSLDLVYLLTIPEAHRPK; encoded by the coding sequence ATGACAACCTTCCACGTTATCGCCCTTTCCGTGCTGAGCGTTGCGCTTACCGCGGAAACCGATGCCCAGACGGCTATAGGGTATCACGTGGGCGGCGCATGGTCGGGAATGGCCAGTGCAAGTACCGTAGGCTATAGCAGTCGCCTTGTGCCAGCGGCAGGGGTTGCTTTCGAAGTACCGATCACGCGCTACTTGTCGCTCATGCCTGAGGCTGCCTACCACGTGCGCGGTGCGCGCGAATCCCTCAATTTCCTGGCTCGACGATACGGATTGATCTGGAAGTTCAACTACATCGACCTCAATGCCATAGCCATCGTCAGAGTCGGCCAGAACCCGGTTCGCCCGCACTTCCTGATCGGGCCATCCTTCGGCCTATTGAACAGCGCATGGCTGCTTCACCTGCACGATAATGAGGTCATTGAAAGGGAATCGCTCGATGCTGAGCGAATGAAACTGGGCCGGACGCAATTCAGCTTGGTTGCGGGTGCGGGCTTCACCTTCCGCGTCGGTGGTCATCGGCTCATGGTCGATGGGCGATATGCCCATGGATTCACCGATCTTATGGGCGCGGCTACCGTAACGGACTCTTATGGCGTAGTCGTAAGGCAGCTGAGTGGCTACGAGCGCACTTACTCCTTAGATCTCGTGTATCTGCTCACGATCCCTGAGGCTCATCGGCCTAAGTGA
- a CDS encoding DUF4442 domain-containing protein: MKLSDLLGKARHSWAHRWLANFLLPWFIPFNRPHGFRVVPLKDGGMSVELPYWRINRNHIKGMHACALATAAEMCSGLAVIERLDPKQYRMILRELRMQYSYQAKQRVIASAPDLSSAIEEQVIAPLRIAESVDYTSTVELHDIAGNHVATGTATWQVKPWSKVRTKR, translated from the coding sequence ATGAAGCTCTCCGACCTGCTGGGAAAGGCGCGCCATTCCTGGGCGCATCGCTGGCTCGCGAATTTCCTGCTGCCCTGGTTCATTCCTTTCAACCGGCCGCACGGATTCCGAGTAGTGCCTTTGAAGGATGGCGGCATGAGCGTGGAGCTTCCGTACTGGCGCATCAACCGGAACCACATCAAGGGCATGCATGCTTGCGCGCTGGCCACGGCGGCGGAGATGTGCAGCGGGCTGGCGGTGATCGAGCGCCTCGACCCCAAGCAGTACCGCATGATCCTGCGCGAGCTGCGCATGCAGTACAGCTACCAGGCCAAGCAACGTGTCATCGCATCGGCACCGGACCTGTCGAGCGCCATTGAGGAACAGGTGATCGCGCCTTTGCGCATAGCCGAGTCCGTGGACTACACCAGCACCGTTGAATTGCACGACATCGCCGGCAACCATGTGGCCACCGGAACAGCTACCTGGCAGGTGAAGCCTTGGAGCAAAGTGCGCACGAAGCGCTGA
- a CDS encoding PhoH family protein has protein sequence MKKKDRKIFVLDTSVILHDHSAITNFEEHDVAIPIQVLEELDTFKKGNDTINYEAREFIRHLDSIAQRDVLTDWIPLNGATHGKLKVVAKHDLNGVDATKVFQDGKNDHQILNATLTLQRQNQGRKVVLVTKDVALRLKAKSLNLLSEDYLTGKVRNVSDQLYTGRTVVDDFNEAAIDGLFEKGSVPAEELGLEVPKGNHFFILKHKKKSILAKYDPRTSTVDRVEKKNVFGIGPKNAEQALAMSALLDPEIKLVTLQGAAGTGKTLLALACALEQRRDYRQIYVTRPVVPLSNKDIGYLPGDIQSKLDPYMQPLWDNLKLIKGQFEKHDSTPKRIDEMLENDKISIAPLAYIRGRSLSNIFFIVDEAQNLTPLEVKTVISRAGEGTKIVFTGDIHQIDSPFLDSESNGLSYLIDKAKGDPLFAHITLEKGERSPLANLANDRL, from the coding sequence ATGAAGAAGAAAGACCGGAAAATCTTCGTGCTTGACACATCCGTGATCCTGCACGACCACTCAGCCATCACCAACTTCGAAGAGCATGATGTAGCCATACCGATACAGGTGCTCGAGGAGCTTGACACCTTCAAGAAAGGGAATGATACGATCAACTACGAGGCGCGGGAGTTCATCCGCCACCTCGACAGCATAGCCCAGCGCGACGTCCTCACGGACTGGATACCGCTCAACGGCGCCACCCACGGCAAGCTGAAGGTGGTGGCCAAGCACGACCTCAACGGGGTCGATGCCACCAAGGTGTTCCAGGATGGCAAGAACGACCACCAGATCCTCAACGCCACGCTCACCCTGCAGCGGCAGAACCAAGGCCGAAAGGTGGTGCTGGTGACCAAGGATGTGGCCCTGCGCCTGAAGGCCAAGAGCCTCAACTTGCTGAGCGAGGATTACCTCACCGGCAAGGTGCGCAACGTGAGCGACCAGCTCTACACCGGCCGCACGGTGGTGGATGATTTCAACGAGGCCGCCATCGATGGCCTATTCGAGAAAGGCTCAGTTCCCGCTGAGGAACTGGGGCTTGAGGTGCCGAAAGGCAACCACTTCTTCATCCTCAAGCACAAGAAGAAGAGCATCCTCGCCAAGTACGATCCACGCACCTCCACGGTCGATCGCGTAGAGAAGAAGAATGTCTTCGGCATCGGTCCCAAGAATGCCGAGCAGGCACTGGCCATGAGCGCGCTGCTCGACCCGGAGATCAAGCTCGTCACCCTGCAAGGCGCTGCGGGAACCGGCAAGACGCTGTTGGCGCTGGCCTGCGCCCTGGAGCAGCGACGCGACTACCGCCAGATCTACGTGACGCGCCCCGTGGTGCCCTTGAGCAACAAGGACATCGGCTACCTGCCCGGCGACATCCAGAGCAAGCTCGATCCCTACATGCAGCCGCTCTGGGACAACCTCAAGCTCATCAAGGGCCAGTTCGAGAAGCACGACAGCACGCCCAAGCGCATCGATGAGATGCTGGAGAACGACAAGATCTCCATTGCGCCGCTCGCCTACATCCGCGGCCGCAGCCTTAGCAACATCTTCTTCATCGTCGATGAGGCGCAGAACCTCACGCCGCTGGAGGTGAAGACCGTGATCAGCCGCGCGGGCGAAGGCACCAAGATCGTCTTCACCGGCGACATCCACCAGATCGACTCGCCCTTCCTCGACAGCGAGAGCAACGGCCTGAGCTACCTCATCGACAAGGCCAAGGGCGATCCGCTCTTTGCGCACATCACCTTGGAGAAAGGGGAGCGCAGCCCGCTGGCGAACCTGGCGAACGACCGTCTCTGA
- a CDS encoding ABC transporter permease has translation MHRHRIVIEPGTADLRYWRELWDHRGLLLFLAWRDVLVRYKQTAIGILWGLLRPAITIGAMGFIGWLFGAEVPEGTPRVITVCAAVLPWQFFATSFGETANSLVANSNLLTKVYFPRLVLPFSTVLTSLIDFALALAVMAMLMVIYGFVPGIEALLLPFFLLLALVASFGPGLLIASLNVKYRDFRYLVPFIVQFGLYITPVAFSSAAVFGNPAIPEALKLLYACNPMVAVVDGFRWCLLGGNEPIHQTGFLVSCGASLALLLIGVVRFRRTERGFADII, from the coding sequence ATGCACCGCCACCGCATCGTCATCGAGCCCGGAACCGCCGACCTCCGGTACTGGCGCGAGCTCTGGGATCATCGCGGCCTGCTCCTCTTCCTTGCCTGGCGCGATGTGCTGGTGCGCTACAAGCAGACCGCCATCGGCATCCTCTGGGGCCTGCTGCGGCCGGCCATCACCATTGGAGCCATGGGCTTCATCGGATGGCTCTTCGGTGCCGAGGTGCCCGAGGGAACGCCGCGCGTGATCACCGTCTGCGCCGCAGTGCTTCCATGGCAGTTCTTCGCTACCAGCTTCGGTGAAACGGCCAATTCGCTCGTGGCCAACAGCAACCTGCTCACGAAAGTCTATTTCCCGCGGCTGGTGCTCCCCTTCAGCACGGTGCTCACCAGCCTCATCGACTTCGCGCTCGCGCTCGCCGTGATGGCCATGCTCATGGTCATTTACGGATTCGTCCCAGGCATCGAAGCGCTGCTCCTGCCCTTCTTCCTCCTGCTCGCGTTGGTGGCATCATTCGGTCCAGGGCTGCTGATCGCTTCGCTGAACGTGAAGTACCGGGATTTCCGCTACCTCGTCCCCTTCATCGTGCAGTTCGGGCTCTACATAACGCCCGTGGCGTTCAGCAGCGCTGCGGTGTTCGGCAATCCCGCCATACCGGAGGCGCTCAAGCTGCTCTATGCGTGCAACCCGATGGTGGCGGTGGTCGATGGCTTCCGTTGGTGCCTGCTCGGCGGCAATGAGCCCATCCATCAAACGGGCTTCCTCGTTTCATGCGGTGCTTCGCTTGCGCTCCTGCTCATCGGCGTCGTTCGCTTCCGACGCACCGAACGCGGCTTCGCCGACATCATCTGA
- a CDS encoding ABC transporter ATP-binding protein, whose amino-acid sequence MIRVEGLGKRYVLRHQRTEPYTALRDVIADKARGLFRPNGSSEASEFWALKDVSFGIAPGDRVGIIGRNGAGKSTLLKILSRIVHPTQGRVEIEGRLASLLEVGTGFHPELSGRENIYLNGAILGMGRKEISAKFDEIVAFAEVERFLDTPVKRYSSGMYVRLAFAVAAHLEPEILVVDEVLAVGDAEFQRKCMGKMKEVAHGGRTILFVSHNMAAIQNLCSTAIYLKHGQVQAQGEAGTVITEYLRSSSDAARQDLALRQDRQGNGAVRFMSFSITDDQGRGLAALQCGSPAALHFDFEAAGAVHDLHLAIGIDDELGTRVAQFNNEATGQVFVDAAGKRRITISIPKCALRNGRYTFTLFSSVAGDTADYLFNAGSFDVEDGDFYGTGKLPPGDQGAVLLEHSFSIS is encoded by the coding sequence ATCATCCGCGTGGAAGGGCTGGGCAAGCGCTACGTGCTGCGGCACCAGCGCACGGAGCCTTACACCGCGCTGCGCGATGTGATCGCGGACAAGGCGCGTGGGCTCTTCAGGCCGAACGGCTCAAGTGAGGCATCGGAGTTCTGGGCGCTCAAGGATGTGAGCTTCGGCATCGCACCGGGCGATCGCGTCGGCATCATCGGTCGCAATGGCGCGGGCAAGAGCACTTTGCTGAAGATCCTCAGCCGCATCGTGCATCCCACCCAGGGCCGCGTGGAGATCGAGGGGCGCTTGGCCTCGCTGCTCGAGGTGGGCACAGGCTTCCATCCTGAACTGAGCGGCCGTGAGAACATCTACCTCAATGGCGCGATCCTCGGCATGGGCCGGAAGGAGATCAGCGCCAAGTTCGACGAGATCGTGGCCTTCGCCGAGGTGGAGCGCTTCCTGGATACCCCGGTGAAGCGATACAGCAGCGGCATGTACGTGCGGCTCGCCTTCGCCGTGGCCGCGCACCTGGAGCCCGAGATCCTCGTGGTGGATGAAGTGCTCGCCGTGGGCGATGCTGAGTTCCAGCGCAAATGCATGGGCAAGATGAAGGAAGTGGCGCACGGCGGCCGCACCATCCTCTTCGTGAGCCACAACATGGCCGCCATCCAGAACCTGTGCAGCACGGCCATCTACCTGAAGCACGGGCAGGTGCAGGCCCAAGGCGAAGCGGGCACCGTGATCACCGAGTACCTCCGCAGCAGCAGTGACGCCGCCCGGCAGGACCTTGCGCTTCGGCAGGACCGCCAAGGCAACGGCGCCGTGCGCTTCATGAGCTTCAGCATCACGGATGATCAAGGGCGGGGACTGGCCGCCTTGCAATGCGGATCACCCGCAGCGCTGCATTTCGACTTCGAAGCGGCAGGTGCAGTGCACGACCTGCACCTGGCCATCGGCATCGACGATGAACTGGGCACGCGCGTGGCGCAATTCAACAACGAGGCGACAGGGCAGGTATTCGTGGACGCCGCCGGCAAGAGGCGCATCACGATCAGCATTCCGAAATGCGCGCTGCGCAATGGGCGCTACACCTTCACGCTCTTCAGCTCCGTAGCCGGAGACACGGCCGATTACCTCTTCAATGCAGGGAGCTTCGATGTGGAGGACGGCGATTTCTATGGCACCGGCAAGCTGCCTCCCGGCGACCAGGGTGCAGTGCTGCTCGAACATTCATTCAGCATCAGCTAG
- a CDS encoding FkbM family methyltransferase — protein MIRSVLSRIVHGSPSDEARLINEASAFARHTPHTFTYRSLAIACTDFLSVAWQIAETFGEERIRFEPHDRAPLIVDCGANVGITALYQQQRHPRARIIAYEPDPKVFACLERNLKVNGAQGVEARRAAVWVHSDGVSFNGDGADGGSVSEGPAATEVPSVRLREELLAHERIDLLKIDIEGAETDVLLDCGDVLQRVDRVFVEYHSHAARPQRLHELLAVLSANGFRYHLRGIGAAPMQPFLVPPAAPMDLQLDIHAFRC, from the coding sequence ATGATACGCAGCGTCCTATCCCGCATCGTGCACGGATCGCCCTCGGATGAGGCGCGGCTCATCAATGAGGCCTCCGCCTTTGCGCGCCACACCCCGCACACCTTCACTTACCGCAGCCTCGCGATCGCATGCACCGATTTCCTATCCGTCGCGTGGCAGATCGCGGAGACCTTCGGTGAAGAGCGCATTCGCTTCGAGCCGCATGATCGGGCACCGCTGATCGTCGATTGCGGTGCCAACGTGGGCATAACTGCGCTGTATCAGCAGCAGCGGCATCCCCGCGCGCGGATCATCGCCTATGAGCCGGACCCGAAGGTGTTCGCGTGCTTGGAGCGCAACCTCAAAGTAAACGGAGCACAGGGCGTTGAGGCACGGCGAGCGGCGGTGTGGGTCCACAGTGATGGGGTGTCCTTCAACGGTGACGGAGCAGACGGAGGGTCGGTAAGCGAAGGCCCAGCGGCGACAGAAGTGCCATCAGTGAGGCTGCGTGAGGAGCTCCTCGCGCATGAGCGCATCGATTTGCTGAAGATCGACATCGAGGGCGCAGAGACCGATGTGCTGCTCGATTGCGGGGACGTGCTGCAGCGCGTGGACAGGGTATTCGTGGAGTACCATTCGCACGCGGCCAGGCCGCAGCGCTTGCATGAATTGCTGGCTGTCCTGTCTGCGAACGGATTCCGATACCACCTGCGCGGCATCGGCGCCGCGCCAATGCAGCCATTCCTGGTCCCGCCGGCCGCACCCATGGACCTTCAGCTCGACATCCATGCCTTCCGCTGCTGA
- a CDS encoding polysaccharide deacetylase family protein: MPSAADLKRALRPMAHRLRQRGDALLGCNCIVLLYHRVIDLATDPQQLAVAPARFDAQLAWLKANCQVLTADEFDAILLSGKRFPRNSALITFDDGYADNHQLARPILERHALQGLFYIASGYIGAGREYWWDELERLLMVNPNLPKTLEFDGLEGELNWRYDHPPNASDMRERYGFLIATLRILSSEARDAILSEARLRLNSPEPRSTHLPMTRDELRAFASSPSVAIGAHTVGHCALSSRDEDGQRSEIIGSKLALEKLLDRRIERFAYPFGTGAEFNAVSMRICEQAGFLHAAANMTGIVHKRSPRFAFPRVIARDWEAAEFARRLRPFMR; this comes from the coding sequence ATGCCTTCCGCTGCTGATCTGAAGCGCGCCTTGCGCCCTATGGCGCACCGCTTGCGCCAACGGGGCGACGCGCTGCTCGGCTGCAATTGCATCGTCCTGCTCTACCATCGCGTCATTGATCTGGCTACCGACCCGCAGCAGTTGGCAGTCGCTCCAGCGCGATTCGATGCTCAACTCGCCTGGCTCAAGGCGAATTGCCAGGTGCTCACGGCCGATGAGTTCGATGCGATCCTCCTGAGTGGAAAGCGATTCCCCCGCAACAGCGCGCTCATCACCTTCGACGATGGCTACGCCGACAATCACCAGCTCGCAAGGCCGATCCTGGAGCGGCACGCCTTGCAAGGCCTTTTCTACATTGCTTCCGGCTACATCGGTGCTGGACGGGAATACTGGTGGGACGAGCTGGAACGGCTTCTGATGGTGAATCCGAACCTGCCGAAGACCCTTGAATTCGATGGGCTCGAAGGTGAGTTGAACTGGAGATACGACCACCCGCCGAATGCTTCGGACATGCGCGAGCGGTATGGTTTCCTGATCGCCACACTTCGCATCCTGTCGAGCGAGGCACGCGATGCCATCCTGAGCGAAGCGCGCCTTCGACTGAATTCGCCAGAGCCGCGTTCGACGCATCTGCCCATGACCCGGGATGAGCTGCGCGCCTTCGCGTCATCCCCTTCAGTCGCAATCGGCGCGCACACCGTCGGGCACTGCGCCTTATCGAGCCGGGACGAGGATGGCCAGCGGTCAGAGATCATCGGATCGAAACTCGCGCTCGAGAAGCTCCTCGATCGCCGCATCGAGCGCTTCGCATACCCGTTCGGAACCGGTGCAGAGTTCAATGCCGTCTCCATGCGCATCTGTGAGCAGGCCGGATTCCTTCATGCAGCCGCCAATATGACGGGCATCGTCCATAAGCGCTCCCCTCGATTCGCCTTCCCCCGTGTGATCGCGCGCGACTGGGAAGCCGCGGAATTCGCGCGCCGCCTGCGACCTTTCATGCGATGA
- a CDS encoding glycosyltransferase, which yields MMRIVHLCTNDFGGAAVAAINLHEALLAQGIESDLLTLGRTRNDVQRHHAIAPFELAGSPLLARARYHARRAMEKAGLVDDRSVGPGNANLQGRPSGLEIFSLPYSFFDAGRHPLVQRADIVHLHWVSRGMIGFDRFFARCSSPIVWTMHDMNPFTGGCHHADACHGFTRECRDCPQLADKSKAHGYWRVKQVALKGFPKDRKALVAPSEWLAARARRSSILAGRECTVIPNGFDLRTLNPMPRAQARAALGLPMEARIILFSAFDAANPRKGMPLLLKALDELGIDAHLVSMGHPMQDLLDRPRTTSTGLLNDASRIAMHYAAADLFVLPSLAENLPNTISESLLCGTPVVAFNVGGIPEQVHAGNGLLVEAGHAVGLRDAMREALLHPWDRSSIAGSAAARYDRTRIAGRYAQLYSDLRS from the coding sequence ATGATGCGCATCGTCCACCTCTGCACCAACGATTTCGGTGGAGCGGCCGTCGCAGCGATCAACCTGCATGAGGCCTTGCTCGCTCAAGGCATTGAGAGCGATCTGCTCACATTGGGCCGCACGCGCAATGATGTTCAACGGCATCATGCCATCGCCCCTTTCGAGCTTGCTGGTTCTCCCCTTCTGGCTCGTGCACGATACCATGCGCGGCGCGCGATGGAGAAGGCTGGCCTTGTTGATGACCGGAGCGTCGGCCCGGGGAATGCGAACCTGCAAGGCCGTCCATCAGGGCTTGAGATATTCTCATTGCCTTATTCCTTCTTCGATGCCGGCCGCCATCCACTGGTGCAGCGAGCGGATATCGTCCACTTGCATTGGGTGAGCCGCGGCATGATCGGGTTCGACCGCTTCTTCGCGCGATGCAGCTCCCCGATCGTGTGGACGATGCACGATATGAACCCGTTCACCGGCGGCTGCCACCATGCTGATGCGTGCCACGGATTCACACGCGAATGCCGGGATTGCCCTCAACTCGCGGATAAGAGCAAGGCGCATGGTTACTGGCGCGTGAAACAAGTTGCCCTGAAGGGCTTCCCCAAGGATCGGAAGGCCTTGGTGGCGCCATCGGAGTGGCTGGCCGCACGCGCACGGCGAAGTTCCATCCTGGCCGGCCGTGAGTGCACGGTGATCCCGAACGGTTTCGACCTGAGGACACTTAATCCGATGCCGCGCGCGCAGGCCCGCGCGGCGCTCGGCCTGCCGATGGAAGCACGCATCATCCTCTTCAGCGCTTTCGATGCCGCAAACCCGCGGAAGGGAATGCCGCTCCTGCTGAAGGCGCTCGATGAACTGGGGATCGATGCGCATCTCGTGAGCATGGGCCATCCGATGCAGGACCTGCTGGATCGACCCAGGACCACCAGCACCGGACTGCTGAATGATGCATCGCGAATCGCGATGCACTATGCGGCCGCTGACCTGTTCGTGCTGCCCTCGCTGGCAGAGAACCTGCCGAACACGATCAGTGAATCGCTGCTTTGCGGTACACCGGTCGTCGCCTTCAACGTGGGCGGCATTCCGGAGCAGGTCCATGCCGGCAACGGCCTGCTCGTAGAGGCCGGCCATGCAGTTGGCCTGCGAGACGCTATGCGGGAAGCGCTCCTTCATCCGTGGGACCGCTCATCCATTGCGGGGAGTGCAGCGGCGCGCTACGACCGGACACGGATAGCCGGCCGCTATGCACAGCTTTACAGCGACCTGCGCTCATGA